One stretch of Haladaptatus sp. R4 DNA includes these proteins:
- a CDS encoding YhbY family RNA-binding protein: protein MSNQELRKEAHDLDVTVWVGKSGLDAVTEELKGQLQNEKLVKVKFLRAARGGTSTDELAEELADEVSAKLIETRGNTAVFH, encoded by the coding sequence ATGAGCAATCAGGAGTTGCGAAAGGAGGCACACGACCTCGACGTGACGGTGTGGGTCGGCAAGAGCGGACTCGATGCGGTCACCGAGGAGTTGAAAGGACAACTGCAGAACGAGAAACTCGTCAAGGTGAAATTCCTTCGGGCGGCTCGCGGCGGCACCTCGACCGACGAACTCGCGGAGGAACTGGCTGACGAGGTGAGCGCCAAACTCATCGAAACACGCGGGAACACGGCGGTGTTCCACTGA
- a CDS encoding mechanosensitive ion channel family protein: MVKPLPFLKDMMEAGYAMAVTQAIYFVVSFVVLYLLGRIFVIPVVKRLLDRQGYDESVKIPLTKVTQFAVLFAAVGIAFALADYGNILTALATIAAAATLAVGFALQDIIANFVAGVFIFTDKPFKIGDWIEWDGDSYSGIVEDIDLRVTRIRTFDNELLTVPNSVLTDGVIKNPVAKDKLRVQFLFGIGYDDDIHRATEIILEEARKHDEILDDPEPSVRLTELGDSSVGLKSRFWISDPKRSDFVKTRGEYVTAVKERFDAEGIDIPYPYRNLAGGIEISNPSELAVLSED; encoded by the coding sequence ATGGTAAAGCCCCTCCCGTTCCTGAAAGATATGATGGAAGCGGGGTATGCGATGGCGGTGACGCAGGCGATCTACTTCGTCGTCTCGTTCGTCGTCCTCTACCTGCTCGGCCGTATCTTCGTCATTCCGGTGGTCAAACGACTGCTCGACAGACAGGGGTACGACGAGAGCGTCAAAATCCCGCTCACCAAAGTCACCCAGTTCGCGGTGCTGTTCGCTGCTGTCGGCATCGCGTTCGCCCTCGCAGACTACGGGAACATCCTGACCGCACTCGCTACCATCGCCGCCGCAGCGACGTTGGCAGTCGGCTTCGCCCTGCAGGACATCATCGCCAACTTCGTCGCTGGCGTGTTCATCTTCACGGACAAACCGTTCAAGATCGGCGACTGGATCGAGTGGGACGGCGACAGTTACTCGGGTATCGTGGAGGACATCGACCTCCGCGTGACGCGCATCCGGACTTTCGACAACGAACTGTTGACCGTGCCGAACTCGGTGCTGACCGATGGCGTCATCAAAAACCCCGTCGCCAAGGACAAGCTTCGCGTCCAGTTCCTGTTCGGTATCGGCTACGACGACGACATCCACCGAGCGACCGAGATAATCCTCGAAGAAGCTCGAAAGCACGACGAGATTCTGGACGACCCGGAGCCCTCCGTTCGGCTCACCGAACTCGGGGACTCCTCGGTCGGTCTCAAATCCCGCTTCTGGATTTCGGACCCGAAGCGCAGTGACTTCGTGAAAACGCGCGGGGAGTACGTCACCGCGGTCAAGGAACGCTTCGACGCGGAGGGAATCGACATCCCGTACCCGTACCGCAACCTCGCGGGCGGAATCGAGATCTCGAACCCCTCGGAGTTGGCCGTTCTCTCGGAAGACTGA
- a CDS encoding DUF5658 family protein, which produces MLGDVVTTGVGLRLGLNEGNPFVAHLLGEMGLLGLLLLKGATVVLLIVLSGWTRRSRRTFRLGSFVYLVVGLLVVCSNLVAIVTVG; this is translated from the coding sequence ATGCTCGGCGACGTGGTGACGACCGGCGTCGGCCTTCGACTCGGTTTGAACGAGGGGAACCCGTTCGTCGCACACCTGTTAGGGGAGATGGGTCTCCTCGGATTGTTACTTCTCAAGGGAGCGACGGTCGTCCTCCTGATCGTCCTTTCGGGATGGACGCGCCGTTCCCGTCGGACGTTCCGACTCGGGAGTTTCGTCTATCTCGTCGTCGGGTTGTTGGTCGTCTGTTCGAACCTCGTGGCCATCGTCACGGTCGGCTAA
- a CDS encoding succinylglutamate desuccinylase/aspartoacylase family protein translates to MNDRRRAFLSTVGSVSVGGTLALAGCAGDSKNRAAGRTTSNRETTETTETSTATSSTTGERTVRTSLIRKGTKQETIIYEINSGTSGPTAYVEGGMHGNEESGYWAAEDIRTWDIDAGTLIVLPKANVRGVRHERREWPGEMDLNRQFPIGDPPKNALAREIWAAIGDYDPDVFIDLHSSKGIFEREGDDGVGQNVLRSKHPKIVNSVGNAVKRLNDEYVTGYSDVYDFVSTPLTETKYARTPMLVNKMRADRDTPSCLFEVTQDDVKPKKRARWTKVFVDSMLDTWGIRASRMNE, encoded by the coding sequence ATGAACGATAGGAGACGAGCCTTTCTCTCGACCGTCGGGTCCGTATCCGTCGGCGGTACCCTCGCCCTCGCTGGCTGTGCTGGCGATTCGAAGAACCGGGCCGCGGGGAGGACGACGTCGAACAGGGAAACGACCGAAACGACCGAGACGAGCACGGCGACGTCCTCGACGACGGGGGAACGGACCGTGAGGACGTCCCTGATTCGGAAGGGAACGAAACAGGAAACGATCATCTACGAAATCAATTCGGGCACGTCCGGTCCGACCGCGTACGTCGAAGGCGGAATGCACGGAAACGAGGAGAGCGGTTACTGGGCCGCGGAGGACATCCGAACGTGGGACATCGACGCCGGGACGCTCATCGTTCTCCCCAAGGCGAATGTCCGAGGGGTACGACACGAGCGACGAGAATGGCCGGGCGAGATGGATTTGAACCGGCAGTTCCCCATCGGCGACCCGCCGAAGAACGCGCTCGCACGGGAAATTTGGGCGGCCATCGGCGACTACGACCCCGACGTGTTCATCGACCTCCACAGTTCGAAGGGAATCTTCGAACGGGAGGGTGACGACGGCGTAGGTCAGAACGTACTCAGGTCGAAGCACCCGAAAATCGTCAACAGCGTCGGCAACGCCGTCAAACGGCTGAACGACGAGTACGTCACCGGCTACTCCGACGTGTACGACTTCGTCTCCACGCCCCTGACCGAGACGAAGTACGCCCGCACACCGATGCTCGTCAACAAGATGCGGGCCGACCGCGACACTCCCTCGTGTCTCTTCGAGGTCACGCAGGACGACGTAAAACCGAAAAAGCGCGCCCGCTGGACGAAGGTGTTCGTGGATAGCATGCTCGATACGTGGGGAATCCGGGCGTCGCGGATGAACGAGTAG
- a CDS encoding HVO_2753 family zinc finger protein, whose product MSQTQKQARKCVSCGINISGTNAASFKCPDCGQTIYRCAKCRKQSNLYECPNCAFLGP is encoded by the coding sequence ATGAGTCAGACCCAAAAACAAGCACGAAAATGCGTCTCGTGCGGGATCAACATCTCCGGCACGAACGCTGCCTCGTTCAAATGTCCTGACTGTGGGCAGACCATCTACCGCTGTGCGAAGTGCCGCAAACAGAGCAACCTCTACGAATGCCCCAACTGTGCATTCCTCGGACCGTAA
- a CDS encoding metal-dependent hydrolase → MELTWYGHSTWHVTVDDTELLIDPFFDNPKTDTDPEELDPDYVLLTHGHADHIADADRFRDAHFVATPEVIGYVTDEYGVEDGTGMNMGGTFEADDAFVTMVRADHTNGLDTGYGASGGMPAGFVISDTKPTQVSDEESESFYHAGDTSLMTEMRDVIGPFLEPDAVAVPIGDHYTMGPWQAAVAVDWVDADYAFPMHYDTFPPIEQDPEDFVREVEATGNDAEVHVLDGDETFDLSDQLW, encoded by the coding sequence ATGGAACTCACTTGGTACGGACACTCGACATGGCACGTTACCGTTGACGACACGGAACTCCTCATCGACCCGTTCTTCGACAACCCGAAGACGGACACCGATCCGGAGGAACTCGACCCGGACTACGTCCTGCTCACGCACGGGCACGCGGACCACATCGCGGACGCCGACCGCTTCCGTGATGCGCACTTCGTCGCCACGCCGGAGGTCATCGGCTACGTCACCGACGAGTACGGCGTCGAGGACGGCACCGGGATGAACATGGGCGGCACCTTCGAAGCCGACGACGCGTTCGTCACGATGGTTCGTGCCGACCACACCAACGGCCTCGACACGGGCTACGGAGCCTCCGGCGGCATGCCCGCCGGATTCGTCATCAGCGACACGAAGCCGACTCAAGTCTCCGACGAGGAGAGCGAATCGTTCTACCACGCTGGCGACACGTCCCTGATGACCGAAATGCGCGACGTCATCGGCCCGTTCCTCGAACCCGACGCCGTCGCGGTTCCCATCGGCGACCACTACACCATGGGGCCGTGGCAGGCCGCCGTCGCGGTGGATTGGGTCGACGCCGACTACGCGTTCCCGATGCACTACGACACGTTCCCGCCCATCGAGCAGGACCCGGAGGACTTCGTCCGCGAAGTGGAGGCCACCGGCAACGACGCCGAAGTCCACGTTCTGGACGGCGACGAGACGTTCGACCTCTCCGACCAACTCTGGTGA
- a CDS encoding GrpB family protein — protein sequence MEDIRIEIVEYDPEWPVHFEREATRMEEILGEHVVSIEHIGSTSVPGLPAKPIVDICPVVSDMDEGRTCAELLQEAGYSPGEQDRPDDWISLGRNHDEGQQFNVHIRPRYSDAVTRYLLLREYLRDHPEAREEYGEVKRKAAENHSTDITEYTRAKSDIIQSILECARNEGYDPKIE from the coding sequence ATGGAAGACATTCGTATCGAAATCGTGGAGTACGATCCGGAATGGCCGGTTCACTTCGAGCGGGAAGCGACCCGAATGGAGGAAATACTCGGGGAACACGTCGTCAGCATCGAACACATCGGGAGCACCTCCGTGCCGGGATTGCCCGCCAAACCCATCGTGGACATTTGCCCGGTCGTTTCGGATATGGACGAGGGAAGAACGTGTGCCGAACTGCTGCAAGAGGCAGGATACTCTCCGGGAGAGCAGGACAGACCGGACGATTGGATTTCACTCGGGCGAAACCACGACGAGGGCCAGCAGTTCAACGTTCACATCCGGCCACGGTACTCCGACGCCGTGACGAGATATCTCCTCCTTCGGGAGTATCTCCGTGACCATCCGGAAGCACGCGAGGAGTACGGGGAGGTCAAGCGAAAAGCGGCGGAAAACCATTCGACCGACATCACCGAATACACCCGTGCGAAATCGGACATCATCCAGTCCATCTTGGAGTGCGCGCGAAACGAAGGGTACGACCCAAAAATCGAATAA
- a CDS encoding amino acid permease: protein MAENTTEANENASQRDVGTELSRDMSLWDITFIGIGAMIGAGVFALTGFAAGLAGPALMLAFLLNGIVATFTAMSYAELGASFPQSGGAYSWVTEALPSPYGFYTGWANWFAQAVACALYAVTFGVFLTEFISVYTGLGHEFVLFGFLTRGLTERLLAGLVIALFAYINYRGAEETGTIGIVITTAKIIILGVFVIFGALATFKQPDWSTKFLSSPRFAPAGIGGILAAMGFTYVAFEGYDIIVQSGEEVMDPGTNIPKAIFYSIAVVIPIYILVAFASIGGIHITDTLLGFANMSGETGQVYTWQLLGNLGELGIIRAAGQFVPYGLSLLLVAGLAATMSALNATLYASSRIGFAMARDNLLPPKLSDIHEEKRSPYLSIAVSGAIIMLMALTLPIESVAASSSVMFILLFSMVNIAAIAMRRNRPNLDRPFKIPFMPWIPILGIVFQLLLTPFLLTSLGLRPWEDGFTALVTMAAWFAIGIAVWYAYSEEKEMEKLEQETPTVVSHRATERRDYQLVVPIANPENADQLMQTAIDLARENDGEILVTSVVTVSPQTPLSQGRQFVTDEKENVLSRAIQIGEDADVPVSGTIRIGHDVADAILNTIDQHDSTAVLLGWQGGDQARRRDIVLGSTVDRIAQDAQADVLVERIGESASSDIDSILVPMAGGPHAEYATTIAEAIARPENARVEILHIISPDASESDRQEAQELVNGAAEEFDTDGEVDTAVIESDDVSNAILEHSADFDLTVIGATREGLLEQIVFGAVPEEIARRSENIVIMAKKNLGITSLLQRWL from the coding sequence ATGGCTGAGAATACGACGGAGGCGAACGAAAATGCCTCTCAGCGGGATGTCGGTACAGAGCTCTCGCGGGACATGAGTCTGTGGGACATCACCTTTATCGGAATCGGGGCGATGATCGGGGCGGGTGTCTTCGCGCTGACCGGGTTCGCCGCCGGTCTCGCCGGTCCCGCGCTCATGCTCGCGTTCCTCTTGAACGGGATCGTTGCGACGTTCACTGCGATGTCGTACGCGGAGCTCGGGGCGTCGTTTCCCCAATCTGGCGGGGCGTACAGCTGGGTGACTGAGGCACTGCCGAGTCCGTACGGGTTCTACACCGGATGGGCCAATTGGTTCGCACAAGCTGTCGCCTGTGCACTCTATGCGGTCACCTTCGGCGTGTTCCTCACCGAGTTCATCAGCGTCTACACCGGTCTCGGTCACGAATTCGTCCTCTTCGGGTTTTTGACCCGTGGGCTGACCGAGCGACTCTTGGCCGGTCTCGTTATCGCCTTGTTCGCCTACATCAACTATCGCGGCGCGGAGGAAACCGGTACGATCGGAATCGTCATCACGACGGCGAAAATCATCATCCTCGGCGTCTTCGTCATCTTCGGCGCGCTGGCGACGTTCAAACAGCCGGACTGGTCGACCAAGTTCCTGTCCAGCCCGCGATTTGCCCCCGCCGGAATCGGCGGAATTCTCGCGGCGATGGGCTTCACCTACGTCGCGTTCGAGGGATACGACATCATCGTTCAGAGCGGTGAGGAGGTCATGGATCCCGGGACGAACATCCCGAAAGCCATCTTCTACTCGATCGCAGTCGTCATTCCGATCTACATTCTGGTCGCGTTCGCTTCCATCGGTGGCATTCACATCACCGACACGCTGCTCGGTTTCGCGAACATGTCCGGAGAGACGGGACAGGTTTACACGTGGCAACTCCTCGGTAACCTCGGTGAACTCGGTATCATTCGAGCGGCGGGCCAGTTCGTCCCGTACGGTCTCTCGTTGCTGCTCGTCGCCGGTCTGGCCGCGACGATGAGTGCGCTGAACGCCACGCTGTATGCGTCGAGTCGTATCGGATTCGCGATGGCTCGTGACAACCTCCTGCCGCCGAAACTCTCGGACATCCACGAGGAGAAGCGGTCGCCGTACCTCTCCATCGCGGTTTCCGGAGCCATCATCATGCTGATGGCCCTCACGCTCCCGATCGAAAGCGTGGCGGCCTCCTCCAGCGTCATGTTCATCCTCCTGTTCTCCATGGTGAACATCGCCGCAATCGCGATGCGGAGGAACCGGCCGAACCTGGATCGTCCGTTCAAAATCCCGTTCATGCCGTGGATTCCGATCCTCGGTATCGTCTTCCAGTTGCTGCTCACCCCCTTCCTCTTGACTTCGCTCGGGCTCCGCCCGTGGGAGGACGGCTTCACCGCGTTGGTGACGATGGCCGCGTGGTTCGCCATCGGCATCGCCGTCTGGTACGCCTACTCCGAGGAGAAGGAGATGGAGAAACTCGAACAGGAGACCCCGACGGTCGTCTCGCATCGTGCGACCGAACGCCGTGACTATCAACTCGTGGTCCCCATCGCCAATCCGGAAAACGCGGACCAACTCATGCAGACGGCTATCGACCTCGCACGCGAGAACGACGGCGAGATACTGGTGACGAGCGTCGTCACCGTCTCGCCGCAGACGCCGCTCTCCCAGGGTCGGCAGTTCGTTACCGACGAAAAGGAGAACGTCCTCAGTCGAGCCATCCAAATCGGCGAAGACGCGGACGTCCCCGTGAGCGGGACGATTCGAATCGGTCACGACGTGGCCGACGCCATCCTCAACACCATCGACCAACACGACAGTACCGCGGTCCTCCTCGGTTGGCAGGGCGGCGATCAAGCCCGACGCCGTGATATCGTTCTCGGGAGTACCGTCGATCGAATCGCACAGGACGCACAGGCCGACGTTCTCGTCGAGCGCATCGGTGAATCGGCGTCCTCCGACATCGACTCCATCCTCGTGCCGATGGCGGGCGGCCCGCACGCCGAGTACGCGACGACCATCGCGGAAGCAATCGCACGACCGGAGAACGCTCGCGTCGAAATTCTCCACATCATCTCTCCGGACGCCTCCGAGAGCGACCGGCAGGAAGCCCAGGAGCTCGTCAACGGAGCCGCGGAGGAGTTCGACACTGACGGCGAAGTCGATACCGCAGTCATCGAGAGCGACGACGTTTCGAACGCGATCTTGGAGCATTCGGCCGACTTCGACCTCACGGTGATCGGTGCGACGCGGGAAGGCCTCCTCGAACAGATCGTCTTCGGCGCAGTTCCCGAAGAGATCGCTCGGCGCTCGGAGAACATCGTCATCATGGCGAAGAAGAACCTCGGCATCACCTCGCTCCTTCAGCGCTGGTTGTAA
- a CDS encoding elongation factor 1-beta produces the protein MGKVAAKVKVMPQSPEIDLDDLQEKLEDSLPEGAKINGFEREDVAFGLIALLPTVIVPDDAGGTEAVEESFSSVEGVESIDVQNVGRI, from the coding sequence ATGGGAAAAGTAGCAGCCAAAGTCAAAGTGATGCCGCAGAGCCCGGAAATCGACTTGGACGACCTCCAAGAGAAACTCGAAGATTCGCTCCCTGAGGGTGCGAAAATCAACGGCTTCGAGCGCGAGGACGTCGCGTTCGGCCTCATCGCGCTCCTGCCGACGGTCATCGTCCCCGACGATGCCGGTGGCACGGAAGCCGTCGAGGAGTCGTTCTCGTCCGTCGAAGGCGTCGAGAGCATCGACGTGCAGAACGTCGGTCGAATATAA
- a CDS encoding NAD(P)/FAD-dependent oxidoreductase, which produces MTQKVVVLGAGYAGAGAIQQLEEELDDADITWVSEKDYHLVLHESHRVIRDPRAMDKITIPIHEIKSPSTRFVQDTVTAIDTDDRTVELDEGADLDYDYLVVALGSKTAFYGIPGMAENALTLKNLDDALEIHEQVKEAAKTASRNDPAKVVIGGAGLSGIQSAGEIAEYRDKHRAPIDIYLVEAMDEIMPGMDPELQGTVKKYVLEKDINILTGDPITEATEDAIEFDEGEALDYDVFVWTGGVTGRDAMDGTELDNQHNRVTAESDFQTSDERVFAIGDCAIIDQGENPAPPTAQAAWQAAEVVGENVSRSIYGQPLKTWTFDDKGTVISIGDEAVAHGVKVAGFDFPVSTFNSVAAETLKKTIAARWIADVSSFNRAVQAWSVL; this is translated from the coding sequence ATGACTCAGAAGGTCGTCGTGCTCGGTGCTGGCTATGCTGGTGCTGGCGCGATACAGCAACTCGAAGAAGAACTCGACGACGCTGACATTACGTGGGTCTCGGAGAAGGACTACCACCTCGTCCTCCACGAGTCCCACCGTGTCATCCGTGATCCGCGGGCAATGGACAAGATCACGATCCCGATCCACGAGATAAAATCGCCGAGCACCCGATTCGTGCAGGACACCGTCACGGCCATCGACACCGACGACCGGACGGTCGAACTCGACGAGGGCGCTGACCTCGACTACGACTATCTCGTCGTCGCGCTCGGAAGCAAGACCGCTTTCTACGGCATCCCCGGGATGGCCGAGAACGCGCTCACGCTCAAGAACCTGGACGACGCGCTCGAAATCCACGAGCAGGTCAAGGAAGCCGCGAAGACGGCGTCCCGAAACGACCCCGCGAAGGTCGTCATCGGCGGGGCCGGACTGTCGGGCATTCAGAGCGCGGGCGAAATCGCCGAGTACCGCGACAAGCACCGTGCACCGATCGACATCTACCTCGTCGAAGCGATGGACGAGATCATGCCCGGTATGGACCCCGAACTGCAGGGAACGGTGAAGAAGTACGTCCTCGAAAAGGACATCAACATCCTGACCGGCGACCCGATCACGGAGGCCACCGAGGACGCGATCGAGTTCGACGAGGGCGAGGCGCTCGACTACGACGTGTTCGTCTGGACCGGCGGCGTGACCGGCCGCGACGCCATGGACGGCACCGAACTCGACAACCAGCACAACCGCGTCACGGCGGAATCGGACTTCCAGACCAGTGACGAGCGCGTGTTCGCCATCGGAGACTGCGCCATCATCGATCAGGGCGAGAACCCGGCACCGCCGACCGCACAGGCCGCGTGGCAGGCCGCGGAAGTCGTCGGCGAGAACGTCTCCCGCTCCATCTACGGACAACCGCTCAAGACGTGGACGTTCGACGACAAGGGGACCGTCATCTCCATCGGCGACGAGGCCGTCGCACACGGCGTCAAGGTCGCTGGCTTCGACTTCCCCGTCAGCACGTTCAACTCCGTCGCCGCGGAGACACTGAAGAAGACGATTGCGGCACGCTGGATCGCCGACGTCTCGTCGTTCAACCGCGCCGTCCAGGCGTGGAGCGTCCTCTAA
- a CDS encoding OsmC family protein, with product MPEVTTTSEEGYSAENDIRDFSVTIDATGEDAPDTLETLLAAYGSCYVPALRVGGEQRGAGDLGKIEIDVSGDLNDDDKLEAVAFDIKWETEADDETAQDVIDRAFELCKVHDAVKESLHAEATVETGAF from the coding sequence ATGCCAGAAGTCACTACCACGTCGGAAGAGGGCTACAGCGCAGAAAACGACATCCGCGATTTCTCCGTCACCATCGACGCGACGGGCGAGGACGCGCCGGACACGCTCGAAACGCTCCTCGCGGCGTACGGTTCGTGCTACGTCCCCGCCCTCCGCGTGGGTGGCGAACAGCGCGGTGCGGGCGACCTCGGCAAGATTGAGATCGACGTGAGCGGCGACCTGAACGACGACGACAAACTCGAAGCCGTCGCGTTCGACATCAAGTGGGAGACCGAAGCGGACGACGAGACCGCACAGGACGTCATCGACCGTGCGTTCGAACTCTGCAAGGTTCACGACGCCGTCAAAGAGAGCCTGCACGCCGAAGCGACCGTCGAGACGGGCGCGTTCTAA
- a CDS encoding DUF5798 family protein, with amino-acid sequence MGLGSTAKKLQTVAETAEKLYAKLNELREQIQDMRDTLETTNERVEKLETENAHQRALIEALAREEGIDVDEVLADIESSESSDGSNDESNDGTDETVEAST; translated from the coding sequence ATGGGTCTAGGAAGCACGGCCAAGAAGCTTCAGACGGTCGCCGAAACGGCGGAGAAACTGTACGCCAAACTCAACGAACTGCGCGAGCAGATACAGGATATGCGCGATACGCTGGAGACGACGAACGAGCGCGTCGAAAAGCTCGAAACCGAAAACGCACATCAGCGTGCGCTCATCGAAGCGTTGGCCCGCGAGGAGGGTATCGACGTGGACGAAGTGCTGGCCGACATCGAGTCGTCCGAATCGAGCGACGGATCGAACGACGAATCGAATGACGGGACGGACGAGACGGTCGAAGCGAGCACGTAA
- a CDS encoding PLP-dependent cysteine synthase family protein, whose product MTTHREPLDSVLDTVGRTPLVRVHAAPDEVPVYAKLESFNPGASVKDRIGKYMIEQMLERGELEPGGTVIEPTAGNTGIGFAVAAGQLDVNAVFVVPERFSKEKQQLMAALGAEVINTPTSDGMGGAIERAYQLAEETPNAVVPQQFGNPLNVEAHYETTGPELYEALDGNIGAVVAGCGTAGTLMGMAKYALDQNPDTYVAAVEPEGSLYSTTKGADVPEEEYKIEGIGTHDTSTNELFDPDLVDEVIQVPDKSAHDELKRLGREEGHLVGSSAGAASVAARQVAEKIRDGEIDAPADTVVTIFPDSSERYLSKGIYRSFTEWEG is encoded by the coding sequence ATGACCACACATCGGGAGCCACTCGATTCGGTGCTCGACACGGTCGGGCGGACGCCGCTCGTCCGCGTTCACGCCGCTCCGGACGAAGTACCCGTATACGCGAAGTTGGAATCGTTCAACCCCGGCGCGAGCGTCAAGGACCGCATCGGGAAGTACATGATCGAGCAGATGCTCGAACGCGGCGAACTCGAACCGGGCGGAACGGTCATCGAACCGACCGCCGGGAACACCGGAATCGGGTTCGCCGTCGCGGCGGGGCAACTCGACGTGAACGCCGTGTTCGTCGTCCCCGAACGGTTCAGCAAGGAAAAACAACAACTCATGGCCGCGCTCGGTGCGGAAGTCATCAACACGCCGACGTCGGACGGCATGGGCGGTGCGATCGAACGCGCGTATCAACTCGCCGAGGAGACGCCGAACGCGGTGGTCCCACAGCAGTTCGGTAACCCGCTGAACGTCGAAGCACACTACGAGACGACGGGACCGGAACTGTACGAGGCGCTGGACGGTAATATCGGTGCAGTCGTCGCCGGGTGTGGCACCGCGGGGACGCTGATGGGGATGGCGAAGTACGCCCTCGACCAGAACCCCGACACCTACGTCGCCGCCGTCGAACCCGAAGGGTCGCTGTACTCCACCACCAAGGGGGCCGACGTCCCGGAGGAGGAGTACAAAATCGAGGGGATCGGAACGCACGACACCTCGACGAACGAACTGTTCGACCCCGACCTCGTGGACGAAGTCATCCAAGTGCCCGATAAATCCGCACACGACGAGTTGAAACGGCTCGGACGCGAGGAAGGACACCTCGTCGGTTCCTCGGCCGGTGCGGCGAGCGTCGCGGCACGGCAAGTCGCCGAAAAGATAAGGGACGGGGAAATCGACGCGCCCGCCGACACCGTCGTCACCATCTTCCCGGATTCCAGCGAACGCTATCTCTCCAAGGGAATCTATCGGTCGTTCACGGAGTGGGAAGGATAA
- a CDS encoding fumarylacetoacetate hydrolase family protein, giving the protein MHRVRFRDPAGSVRTGEWRDGKLHFADDSYDPEDVDILAPSEPTKIVCVGLNYADHAAERNKDVPTRPLLFLKPPNAVASHGDTVSLPAGKERIDHEAELGVVIGEQCRNVAEEEAMDVVEGFTCVNDISNRDDQDLEQNWVRGKAFDNSCPLGPVLATPDEVPDDAGVQLRVNGEVKQDSSRDQFIFSVPELIAEITTYLTLEPGDVIITGTPAGVGPLEDGDTVEVEIEGIGTLSHDVRSP; this is encoded by the coding sequence ATGCATCGAGTCAGATTCCGAGACCCGGCAGGGTCAGTCAGAACTGGCGAATGGCGCGACGGAAAACTCCACTTCGCGGACGACAGCTACGACCCGGAGGACGTCGACATCCTCGCCCCGAGCGAACCGACGAAAATCGTCTGTGTCGGCCTGAACTACGCGGACCACGCGGCCGAACGGAACAAGGACGTTCCCACGCGTCCGCTCCTGTTCCTCAAACCGCCGAACGCGGTCGCCTCCCACGGCGACACGGTTTCACTGCCCGCTGGAAAGGAGCGCATCGACCACGAGGCGGAACTCGGCGTCGTCATCGGCGAGCAATGTCGAAACGTCGCCGAGGAGGAGGCGATGGACGTCGTGGAAGGGTTCACGTGCGTCAACGACATCTCGAACCGCGACGACCAGGATTTGGAACAGAACTGGGTTCGTGGCAAGGCGTTCGACAACTCCTGTCCGCTCGGTCCGGTGCTGGCGACACCCGACGAAGTCCCGGACGACGCGGGCGTCCAACTCAGGGTCAACGGGGAGGTGAAACAGGATTCCTCGCGCGACCAGTTCATCTTCTCCGTGCCGGAACTCATCGCGGAAATCACGACCTACCTCACGCTCGAACCCGGCGACGTCATTATCACCGGCACGCCCGCGGGCGTCGGACCGCTGGAAGACGGTGACACGGTCGAGGTCGAAATCGAGGGAATCGGAACGCTCTCACACGACGTGCGTAGTCCGTAG